In Streptomyces sp. NBC_00569, a single genomic region encodes these proteins:
- a CDS encoding VWA domain-containing protein, producing MSATAAGVPERLTALVQALRSHGVRIGTGETVDAGLAVEALGLTDREHLREGLAAALLHSEGQRSVFDPVFDLYFPRSVGAPQDTRHEPGAGRPWQDSDTADLRERLAAALAANDQELLDQLAAEAVDGLGGYGTANGAGGSGGSGGSGPSDRSDGWSSHQTLARLRPETLLARILAGIRAGAAGEDEFTDRLQADEIRRRIQAFRGRVGAEARRRVAERRGADEIARRAIAPTADRVDFLIAGRAQLDELRRAVQPLARKLATRLAARRRRAARGRIDLRRTLRGSLSTGGVPMRPVLRRRRPARPELVLLCDVSGSVAGFANFTMLLVQALHDQFSKVRVFAFVNRVDEVTDLIGRDAAGPEGLSTRILSAAAVTGWHGSSDYGTSLGEFAERYADAVGPRSTVFVLGDARTNMSDPNTGALRDVAGRARKVYWLNPERHSLWDTGDSATDTYAEIVEMHECRNAQQLSALIARLLPV from the coding sequence GTGAGCGCGACGGCGGCCGGCGTCCCGGAGCGGCTCACCGCGCTCGTGCAGGCGCTGCGCTCGCACGGGGTCCGGATCGGCACCGGCGAGACCGTCGACGCCGGGCTCGCCGTCGAGGCGCTCGGCCTGACCGACCGCGAGCACCTGCGGGAGGGCCTGGCGGCGGCGCTGTTGCACAGCGAGGGGCAGCGGTCCGTCTTCGACCCCGTCTTCGATCTGTACTTTCCCCGGAGTGTCGGCGCCCCGCAGGACACCCGGCACGAGCCGGGCGCCGGGCGTCCGTGGCAGGACTCCGACACGGCCGACCTGCGCGAGCGGCTCGCCGCCGCGCTCGCCGCCAACGACCAGGAACTGCTCGACCAGTTGGCGGCCGAGGCGGTGGACGGCCTCGGCGGCTACGGCACGGCGAACGGCGCGGGCGGCTCGGGCGGGTCCGGAGGATCGGGTCCATCGGACCGCTCCGACGGCTGGTCCTCGCACCAGACGCTGGCCCGGCTGCGCCCGGAGACCCTGCTCGCCCGGATCCTCGCGGGGATCCGGGCGGGGGCCGCCGGCGAGGACGAGTTCACCGACCGGCTCCAGGCGGACGAGATCCGCCGCCGCATCCAGGCGTTCCGCGGGCGCGTGGGCGCCGAGGCGCGACGCCGGGTCGCCGAGCGTCGCGGCGCCGACGAGATCGCCCGCCGCGCCATCGCGCCCACCGCCGACCGCGTCGACTTCCTCATCGCGGGGCGCGCCCAGCTGGACGAGCTGCGCCGGGCGGTTCAGCCCCTGGCCCGCAAGCTGGCCACCCGCCTCGCCGCCCGCCGGCGCCGGGCCGCGCGCGGGCGGATCGACCTGCGCCGCACGCTCCGTGGGTCCCTGTCGACGGGCGGCGTCCCGATGCGGCCCGTGCTGCGCCGCCGCCGGCCCGCGCGTCCCGAACTCGTCCTCCTGTGCGACGTGTCCGGCTCGGTCGCGGGTTTCGCCAACTTCACGATGCTGCTGGTGCAGGCACTGCACGACCAGTTCAGCAAGGTGCGGGTGTTCGCCTTCGTCAACCGCGTCGACGAGGTGACCGACCTCATCGGCCGCGACGCGGCCGGGCCCGAGGGACTCAGCACGCGCATCCTCTCGGCGGCGGCCGTCACGGGCTGGCACGGAAGCAGCGACTACGGCACGTCGCTGGGCGAGTTCGCAGAGCGGTACGCGGACGCGGTCGGCCCGCGCAGCACCGTGTTCGTCCTGGGCGACGCCCGTACGAACATGAGCGACCCCAACACGGGGGCGCTGCGGGACGTCGCCGGGCGCGCCCGCAAGGTGTACTGGCTCAACCCCGAACGGCACTCGCTGTGGGACACCGGCGACTCGGCGACCGACACGTACGCGGAGATCGTCGAGATGCACGAGTGCCGCAACGCCCAGCAGCTGAGCGCGCTGATCGCGCGGCTGCTGCCTGTTTGA
- a CDS encoding alpha-ketoglutarate-dependent dioxygenase AlkB produces MATHQLQGSLFDQGDDVRLRPLHGVRRTVLGDGAWIDLLPGWLSGADALFEHLATEVPWKAERRQMYERVVDVPRLLAFYGAGEQLPHPVLDEARQTLSAHYAAELGEPFTTAGLCHYRDGRDSVAWHGDRIGRGAREDTMVAILSVGAPRDLLLRPRDGGDVVRRPLGHGDLIVMGGSCQRTWEHAIPKTTRAAGGRISIQFRPHGVQ; encoded by the coding sequence ATGGCAACGCACCAACTCCAGGGGTCCCTGTTCGACCAGGGCGACGACGTGCGACTGCGCCCGCTGCACGGGGTCCGCAGGACCGTGCTCGGCGACGGCGCCTGGATCGACCTGCTGCCGGGCTGGCTCAGCGGCGCCGACGCCCTGTTCGAGCACCTGGCCACGGAGGTGCCGTGGAAGGCCGAGCGACGGCAGATGTACGAGCGGGTCGTGGACGTGCCGCGGCTGCTCGCCTTCTACGGCGCGGGCGAGCAACTCCCGCACCCCGTCCTCGACGAGGCCCGGCAGACACTGTCGGCGCACTACGCGGCCGAGCTCGGAGAACCCTTCACGACGGCCGGGCTGTGCCACTACCGCGACGGCCGCGACAGTGTCGCCTGGCACGGCGACCGCATCGGCCGCGGCGCCCGCGAGGACACCATGGTCGCCATCCTCTCCGTGGGCGCGCCGCGCGACCTGCTGCTGCGCCCGCGCGACGGCGGCGACGTGGTCCGCCGGCCGCTGGGCCACGGCGATCTGATCGTGATGGGCGGCTCCTGCCAACGGACGTGGGAACACGCCATCCCGAAGACGACGCGGGCCGCGGGCGGCCGGATCAGCATCCAGTTCCGGCCCCACGGGGTGCAGTGA
- a CDS encoding AAA family ATPase — MTSGYFTSVDDVSARLAATGYLASPAVATTVFLADRLGKPLLVEGPAGVGKTELAKAVAEVAGATLVRLQCYEGVDESRALYEWNHAKQLLRITAGRDESWDETRTDIFSEEFLLPRPLLTAIRGSDPKVLLIDETDKADVEVEGLLLEVLSDFQVTVPELGTISATRRPFTVLTSNASRELSEALRRRCLFLHIGFPEEQLERQIVRLKVPGLDEALAQAVVRVVGALRAMDLRKVPSVAETIDWARTLLALGAETLDEEVVRDTLGVVLKHQEDVLKAAAKLDLDAV; from the coding sequence ATGACGTCCGGGTACTTCACGTCCGTCGACGATGTGTCCGCGCGGCTCGCCGCGACGGGCTACCTGGCGTCCCCCGCGGTGGCCACCACGGTCTTCCTCGCCGACCGCCTCGGCAAGCCGCTCCTCGTCGAGGGCCCCGCGGGCGTCGGCAAGACCGAGCTGGCCAAGGCGGTCGCCGAGGTCGCGGGCGCCACCCTCGTCCGGCTCCAGTGCTACGAGGGCGTGGACGAGTCGCGCGCCCTGTACGAGTGGAACCACGCCAAGCAGCTCCTGCGCATCACGGCGGGCCGCGACGAGTCGTGGGACGAGACCCGCACGGACATCTTCAGCGAGGAGTTCCTGCTGCCGCGCCCGCTGCTGACGGCGATCCGCGGCAGTGACCCGAAGGTGCTGCTCATCGACGAGACCGACAAGGCCGACGTCGAGGTGGAGGGCCTGCTCCTGGAGGTGCTCAGCGACTTCCAGGTGACGGTGCCCGAGCTCGGCACGATCAGCGCGACGCGCCGCCCGTTCACCGTCCTCACCTCCAACGCGAGCCGCGAGCTGTCCGAGGCGCTGCGCCGCCGCTGCCTGTTCCTCCACATCGGCTTCCCCGAGGAGCAGTTGGAGCGGCAGATCGTACGTCTCAAGGTGCCGGGTCTCGACGAGGCGCTGGCGCAGGCCGTGGTGCGGGTGGTCGGCGCGCTGCGCGCGATGGACCTGCGGAAGGTGCCGTCGGTCGCGGAGACCATCGACTGGGCCCGCACGCTCCTCGCCCTCGGCGCCGAAACCCTCGACGAGGAGGTCGTACGCGACACGCTCGGCGTCGTCCTCAAGCATCAGGAGGACGTGCTGAAGGCGGCGGCCAAGCTGGACCTGGACGCCGTGTGA
- a CDS encoding ATP-dependent endonuclease, with amino-acid sequence MDEMRRFRRAAGAWAAHGGDDGPAAETARELAVAAGVRKVVLVEGESDLVAVEALARRRGRSLDEEGVAVLPLGGAMSIGRFLAVCGPHGLDVTVAGLCDAGEEHYFRSVLERTGPRPHLTHADMEQLGFYVCVADLEDELIRGLGADTVQEVLDIEGDLRSFRTFQKQPAQRERGVERQLRRFMGTHSGRKAQYARSLVERLDLDRVPRPLDRLLAHV; translated from the coding sequence GTGGACGAGATGAGACGGTTCCGTCGGGCGGCCGGAGCGTGGGCGGCGCACGGAGGTGACGACGGGCCGGCCGCAGAGACGGCCCGCGAGCTGGCCGTCGCGGCCGGTGTGCGCAAGGTCGTCCTGGTCGAGGGGGAGAGCGACCTGGTCGCCGTCGAGGCACTGGCGCGGCGGCGCGGGCGCAGCCTCGACGAGGAGGGCGTCGCGGTGCTGCCGCTGGGCGGCGCGATGAGCATCGGGAGATTCCTCGCCGTGTGCGGCCCGCACGGGCTCGACGTCACCGTCGCCGGTCTGTGCGACGCGGGGGAGGAGCACTACTTCCGCAGTGTTCTGGAGCGGACCGGCCCGCGCCCCCACCTCACCCACGCGGACATGGAGCAGCTCGGCTTCTACGTCTGTGTCGCGGACCTGGAGGACGAGCTGATCCGCGGCCTCGGCGCTGACACCGTGCAGGAAGTCCTGGACATCGAGGGCGACTTGAGGTCCTTCCGCACCTTCCAGAAGCAGCCGGCGCAGCGGGAACGGGGCGTGGAGCGGCAGTTGCGCCGGTTCATGGGGACGCACAGCGGACGCAAGGCGCAGTACGCGCGCTCACTCGTGGAACGGCTCGACCTCGACCGGGTGCCACGCCCTCTGGACCGGCTCCTCGCGCATGTCTGA
- a CDS encoding winged helix-turn-helix transcriptional regulator translates to MRRTSFANWPCSIARTMDLLGDWWTPLVLREAFYGIKRFDVFQEELCIARNTLADRLRRLVDEGLMEKRAYQQEPVRYDYVLTDMGRDFFGVLAAMNRWGDRWLAEEAGPPVVFHHDRCGQEGHAEVVCSACQEPMTAENTRPRLGPGYPPRLAERPDIKARFAD, encoded by the coding sequence ATGAGGCGGACCTCCTTTGCCAACTGGCCCTGCTCCATCGCCCGCACCATGGACCTGCTCGGCGACTGGTGGACGCCGCTCGTCCTGCGCGAGGCGTTCTACGGGATCAAGCGGTTCGACGTGTTCCAGGAGGAGCTCTGCATCGCGCGCAACACCCTGGCCGACCGGCTCCGGCGCCTCGTGGACGAGGGGCTCATGGAGAAGCGGGCCTATCAGCAGGAGCCGGTCCGCTACGACTACGTCCTCACGGACATGGGGCGCGACTTCTTCGGCGTGCTCGCCGCCATGAACAGGTGGGGCGACCGCTGGCTCGCGGAGGAGGCCGGACCGCCCGTCGTGTTCCACCACGACCGGTGCGGCCAGGAGGGCCACGCCGAGGTCGTGTGCAGCGCATGCCAGGAGCCGATGACGGCCGAGAACACGCGGCCCCGTCTCGGCCCGGGCTATCCGCCCCGGCTGGCCGAACGCCCGGACATCAAGGCGCGTTTCGCCGACTGA
- a CDS encoding GNAT family N-acetyltransferase, with protein MTDTNELTVRLRTEADLPRCVEALAGIQAADRYPVDRPADPAGRLTPHGMTDAWVVVAGADVVGHMALTPPGPALATTAGLPERSLLAVARLFVSTRARRRGVAALLLDRAIETGAARGQRPVLEVETAASAAIGLYERAGWRHVGTSTADWTTADGRLARMRVYVAPAAPMNSSCSSQS; from the coding sequence GTGACGGACACGAACGAACTCACGGTGCGCCTGCGCACCGAAGCCGACCTGCCCCGCTGCGTCGAGGCCCTCGCCGGGATCCAGGCCGCCGACCGCTATCCGGTGGACCGGCCCGCCGATCCGGCCGGCCGGCTGACTCCCCACGGCATGACCGACGCCTGGGTCGTCGTGGCGGGCGCCGATGTCGTGGGACACATGGCGCTCACCCCGCCAGGACCCGCCCTGGCCACCACCGCCGGGCTGCCGGAGCGGAGCCTGCTCGCCGTGGCGCGGCTCTTCGTCAGCACACGCGCCCGGCGACGAGGAGTGGCCGCGCTGCTGCTCGACCGGGCGATCGAGACCGGCGCAGCGCGCGGGCAGAGACCGGTCCTGGAGGTCGAGACGGCCGCGAGTGCCGCCATCGGGCTGTACGAGCGCGCGGGCTGGCGCCACGTCGGCACGTCCACCGCCGACTGGACGACCGCCGACGGCCGGCTCGCCCGCATGCGGGTGT